The sequence CGAGCCGGTCGACGGTACGGGCGAGGGATTCGGGCGGCAGCAGCCCGGGGCCGCGGCTGCGGGCGAATTCCGCGAAGGTCTCGCCGGTGGTGTACTGCGGGTCGAAGCCGAGCGTCTCGCGCATCTGCGTCGTCTCCACCACCCGGCCGTGCGTCAGCATCCGGATCTGCTCCGGAGAGAAGTCCGTGATGCCGATGGCGCGCAGCGCCGTACCGGCCCAGGTCACCGTCGGCAGGAAGAGCGGCAGGGTGGGTCGCCCCAACCGCCGGGAGATCTGCGAGAGCAGCAGCACACCGTCCCCGGCGATATTGAACGTCCCGCTGTTGAGCGTGCCCCGGCGCGGCGCCGAGGAGGCGATCCGCAGCACTTCGAGGGCGTCTTCCTCATGGACGAACTGAAGCCGCGGATCGTAGCCCAGGACCGTCGGCCAGACGGGCAGTGAGAAGTACTCGGCGAGCGGGGAGTCCGCGCACGGCCCCAGGATGTTGGCGAAGCGCAGCACGCACACCGCGACATCGGGCCGGCGCCGGGCGAAGCCGCGGACATATCCCTCGATCTCGACGACGTCCTTGGCGAAGCCGCCGCTGGGCAGCGACTTGGGCGGGGTGGTCTCGGTGAAGACGGCCGGGTCCCGGGGCGCGGAACCGTAGACGCTGGCGCTGGATTTGACGACCAGGCGCTGCACCTTCGGAGCCTTCTGACAGGCGCCGAGGAGCTGCATGGTCCCGATGACGTTGGTTTCCTTCACGGCGGTGCGGCCGCCGCGGCTGCCCAGGGGCGTGCCGTTGATGTCCATGTGGACGACGGTGTCCACACCCGTCTCCGCCAGAACTCTGGCTATGGTGGGCTGCCGGATGTCGGCCTGGAGGAATTCGGCACCGCCCAGATGGTGCTCCGGTCGTACGGCGTCCACCCCGATCACCCGGTCGATTTCCGGATCGCGCCGGATACGGCGGATGAACCGGCCCCCCAGCTGGCGTGCTGCTCCCGTGACGAGCACGACCTTGCCCAAGATCAGCCCTTCCTTCCCGCCCTCGGCCTGCGCCTGAGTCGAGCTGTACGGGCCACGCTATCGGGTCGGTGTTGCGTGCTGATGACCGCAGGATGCCCTTCGCTCCATTTCGCGGCCAAGGCCCGCCCATACGGCCCACAGCGCACCGCGGCCCCCTGCCACAAGGAGTGGCAGGGGGCCGCGGAATCGCGATTCAGCGTCGCTTACTTCTTGTTACGACGCTGAACACGGGTGCGCTTGAGCAGCTTGCGGTGCTTCTTCTTAGCCATCCGCTTGCGCCGCTTCTTGATAACAGAGCCCACGACTACCCTCGCTCACTTCGAATCACTCGGTGCGGGGCGTCCGAGCCCACACTACCTACATCGGGCCAGCCTACCCGGCGCCGGGCGTACGGCGTAATCCGAGGGTCGCCGAGGGACCCGTCAGGCTGATTCCACCCCCACATAGGACTCGCGGAGATAGTCGTGAACGGCCTGCTCCGGAACCCGGAAAGACCTCCCCACCCGGATCGCGGGCAGATGACCGCTGTGCACCAAGCGGTACACGGTCATCTTCGACACTCGCATCACCGTGGCCACTTCCGCCACGGTAAGAAACACGACCTCGTTCAGAGGCCTCTGGTCTCCAGCCATGCCACACCTGCACCTTCCGCATAAGACGGTCACCGGCTTCCCCTCCGGTGACTCTTCGTCGCTATGCGCTCACTCCCCAGATTAGGGGCCAGTGATGCGAGTGGGGAAGAGGAGCAGCTAACGGCCGCCTTTCACAACAAACCCGCTCGATGAAGGACATAACGCACCAGGGGTCGGTAGTGCCCCGCCCGTACGGAATCATCGAGCGGCACCACCACGGACACCCACCCCTCCGCCTGTCCGACGAACAGCGCGGGGTCGTCCGTATCGGCCAGCCCGACCGCCTCGATGCCCAGCTGACCTGCTCCGCAGACCCATCCGTGGTCCCCGATCACCAGGCCCGGCAACGGCCCTCCGGCGTCCGCCGCGGCCGCCAGAGCGGTCCGTACCGGCAGCGGCGAATGGGTGTGCACGCCCCCCGCCGCGGGTGCTCCCCGCGCGCCCGCCTCGCGCATCAGCGCGACTCCCCGTACGTAGGCGAGCGACCGGGTGCGTACCCCGAACCTGGTCGCCATGTCGACACGGCAGCCATACGCCGGGGTGAGGACAGGGCAG is a genomic window of Streptomyces gilvosporeus containing:
- a CDS encoding phosphatase, with amino-acid sequence MVGTEALRAHLVEARLAGEIATLREKSLGRYRLFAARDPRVLLGLDPDGDWPMGEVLRLMGQKCGVSVDPAHTSGPDVIDPDRTIAALDGFADRVGEAAGRRTPVLLGTGHPHRLLEFYAALADALSSAGCPVLTPAYGCRVDMATRFGVRTRSLAYVRGVALMREAGARGAPAAGGVHTHSPLPVRTALAAAADAGGPLPGLVIGDHGWVCGAGQLGIEAVGLADTDDPALFVGQAEGWVSVVVPLDDSVRAGHYRPLVRYVLHRAGLL
- a CDS encoding NAD-dependent epimerase/dehydratase family protein, which produces MGKVVLVTGAARQLGGRFIRRIRRDPEIDRVIGVDAVRPEHHLGGAEFLQADIRQPTIARVLAETGVDTVVHMDINGTPLGSRGGRTAVKETNVIGTMQLLGACQKAPKVQRLVVKSSASVYGSAPRDPAVFTETTPPKSLPSGGFAKDVVEIEGYVRGFARRRPDVAVCVLRFANILGPCADSPLAEYFSLPVWPTVLGYDPRLQFVHEEDALEVLRIASSAPRRGTLNSGTFNIAGDGVLLLSQISRRLGRPTLPLFLPTVTWAGTALRAIGITDFSPEQIRMLTHGRVVETTQMRETLGFDPQYTTGETFAEFARSRGPGLLPPESLARTVDRLAGVLPARCGPAGDSTQ
- a CDS encoding helix-turn-helix domain-containing protein is translated as MAGDQRPLNEVVFLTVAEVATVMRVSKMTVYRLVHSGHLPAIRVGRSFRVPEQAVHDYLRESYVGVESA
- a CDS encoding 30S ribosomal protein bS22, whose protein sequence is MGSVIKKRRKRMAKKKHRKLLKRTRVQRRNKK